In Rhodamnia argentea isolate NSW1041297 chromosome 5, ASM2092103v1, whole genome shotgun sequence, the DNA window GAACAGCATATTCCCCAACAAATCCCAAAATCAAACCGTATTTATATCGAACACATTGTGATCACACCCTTCAAAGCGCGCACACGCACAAACGCTTGATAGCTTCATCGTTCAGGAGTAAAtcggagagagacagagacagaggcGCGACCCGCCATGGCGAAGGATCAGCTGGAGGTGCTCAATGTCCTGGACCAAGCCAAGACTCAGCTCTACCACTTCACCGCGGTGGTGATCGCCGGGATGGGCTTCTTCACCGACGCGTACGACCTCTTCTGCATATCCCTGGTCACCAAGCTCCTCGGCCGGATCTATTACTACGTGCCCGGATCGTCCAAGCCCGGCAGTCTGCCCCCGAACGCAGCAGCCGCCGTGAACGGGGTCGCCCTGTGCGGGACTCTGGCTGGGCAGCTCTTCTTCGGGTGGCTCGGGGATAAGTTGGGCCGCAAGCGCGTCTACGGCATCACCCTCATGCTCATGGTGGGGTGTTCCGTCGCCTCCGGTCTCTCCTTTGGGAGCTCGCCGAGGGCTGTCATGGCGACCCTTTGCTTCTTCAGATTCTGGCTAGGTGAGTTTCCCGATAATGTTGGTGCACAATTATATGCTTGATTGAAAGTagattttgaccgaaaaaaaaacttttaattCGATACATTATGCTGATGTTCACCGTTGTGCCAATTGGCTAGGTTTCGGCATCGGAGGGGATTATCCTTTGTCTGCGACGATCATGGCAGAGTACTCCAACAAGAAGACCCGCGGCAGTTTCATTGCGGCAGTGTTCGCGATGCAAGGGTTCGGGATCCTTGCGGGTGGGACGGTGGCCATCGTCGTTTCCTCCATCTTCGGCGCTTTGTACCACGCGCCGCCATTCGCCCACGATCCCGTGGGATCCACCGTCCCCCAGGCAGACTACGTGTGGAGGATAATCCTGATGTTCGGTGCACTACCAGCCGCCCTCACCTACTACTGGCGGATGAAGATGCCGGAGACTCCGCGCTACACCGCCTTGGTGGCGAAGAACGCCGAGAAGACGTGCGCAGACATGTCGAAGGTCTTGCAAGTGGATATCCAGGTTGAGAAGCAAGACCTCGAGAGCCAAGACCGGGTTGAAACCGCCAGTTTCGGGCTCTTTTCGAAAGAGTTCCTCCGTAGGCACGGCTTGCACTTGCTGGGCACAACAAGCACTTGGTTCTTGCTTGACATTGCCTACTACAGCCAAAACCTCTTCCAAAAGGACATATTCAGCGCCGTCGGATGGCTCCCCGCGGCAAAATCCATGAGCGCCCTTGGCGAGCTCTACATGATCGCTCGCGCCCAAACCCTAATCGCACTCTGCGGCACCGTCCCGGGCTACTGGTTCACAGTCTTCCTCATCGACCGCATCGGCCGGTTCACCATCCAGTCCATCGGTTTCGCCTTCATGTCCGTGTTCATGTTCGCCCTAGCCATACCCTACCACCACTGGACCCTCAAGGAGAACCACATCCCGTTCGTGGTCATGTACGGGTTGACCTTCTTCTTCGCCAACTTCGGGCCCAACAGCACGACGTTCGTGGTCCCCGCTGAGATCTTCCCAGCCCGGCTCAGGGCCACCTGCCACGGGATCTCAGCAGCCTCGGGGAAGGCCGGGGCCATCGTGGGCGCGTTCGGGTTCTTGTACGCGGCGCAGAGCCAGGACAAGGCCAAGACCGACCCGGGGTTCCCCGCCGGGATTGGGGTAAGGAACTCATTGATCGTGCTCGCGGTTGTCAATCTGCTGGGCTTGCTCTTGACTCTCCTCGTGCCTGAATCCAAAGGAAAATCGCTCGAGGAAATGTCGCAGGACTACTGCGAAGAGGCTGAGAATCGCTCCAAGAGCGAGGCTGCAATTGGCTAGGGCATCAAGAACAATTTTTACGTCAACCTCTCTAGATATAATTCTGTAAAAATTTGGCATTGATCATAAGGTCTGCCTTCGGTTTTTAAGCgtctcttcttcctttcctggATTCTTGATTGATGTTGCCGACTGAGTTTTTACCGCATGACCCAagttaattttttggttttggagTTAAATTTCATCTGTTTATTTACGTAGAAGCATATGTCTAACGTTTTATCGTATGATTTAATCTTCTTTTATGCACCACCATATTTGCATGTTGAGAGATATTTATTGGAACGGCAAAAGTAGTCCGATTTTTAGGGTTAGTTAACTGTTAGCTAAACGCTAAGTGCATCATAAAGAAAGGACAGATACTAATCACGAAATAAAATCCATCGATATTTCTTGCATCTATAAATACGTTCAAATATTATTCAGATTATTCGAAAAACTATGATATTATCTGACATCTACATTTTGAACCGATGGAAATCAAAGAAACTATAGTGAAATTTCATATTCTTGAAATTATTAATTACGCGAAATGTGCTTGTTATGCTGAATTTCCTTTACATACATTGACCCGATCGATCAACGGTTTTATGAGGGATTATAATTTCTTTCACGATTATTCTTGCCATGATGCATGAGTAGTGATCCAAATCTAAAGCCTtgctccactttttttttttgtgttagaCATGGGTTCCCAATGTTCCTCTGTTCTAACATGGCGAGAACACTCAAAAGATTTAATATGATTTCTAGACAACGTCTCTGTGTTGTGTTCAGACCAATCAGTCACAACGTGAAAAAGGATAGTTATATTGAAAGCAAATGGCTGATTTCATAAAGCTATCCCCGAAAGTGATAGCTGAATGGTATCGCACAGTCTATCGTAAGGTCATAAGTTCGACCGATGTCGGGATTAAACCTTTGCTAACTCGTGCCATGGACATCTACAAACTTATGTGAAAAGACTATGGGCTTTCTGACGTGTTAATAAACAATTGTTATGAGCGAGTAAAATCTACGAGTGGACCGAGTTATAATGACTCAAATCGAATATGAAGTAGTCGATCTCTGAGTCTCCTAATGTCCAAAAAGGATAGCTTTGTCGGTCATCCCTTTCCATTTGATTTGCttatgaaagaaaggaaagaaatttgATAAACCGATAGTGTAACAGTATAACGGTGCAATCTCAATCACGAATATTGTGaatggtaaaaaatatatagcaatcATGGCGGGACCTATCTCTGATTTTATGACTAGCATTTTACCATCATACTGTTGTATCGTAATGCTAGCAATATCCAAAAGGAAAATCGGAAATCTAAGCATCTAGTTGAGTCAATGAAGTCTTAGCCCTCAGTTAAAAAGAGTAACACTAGGCATATTATGGCTCCCACAAGATTAACACCGGTTATACTACAACTACGGTACAAAAATGGCCAACCAAGTGATCTGACTAAGTGCAAGTGAGCCATATTCAAGAATCATAAAACATATGTCGTATCAATTTGGTATATTCATTGTTCAAATCGGGATGACTAGCTGGCGTTATTCTAAAAATAACTCACAAAAAAAGGGTCATTGGTGCCCGATCTCAAAACAGGAACCTTCTAATGTGTTTATTTGGCCATAGTGCAAACCCTGATTCAAATCTTGGAGGgtgcacaaaagaaaattagaagagGTTTCAAAACCGGTTCAGTCCGAAAATTGACAGGACTGGATGCTCTCCCTCTATGTAGCACAGACACTCTCCGGGAGCTTTTGTGTCATGTCGTGTCGGACACTCTCTGACACTCTTCGACATGAGACGTCGGCGCTCCGGGCACGCTAGCAACCCACGAGTTCAGCATCCCGACAAGTCATTTCTACATGCATGgaatcaattttaagtattttcaacaAGTTaggagtcaaaatgtaaatctatcaaaaatatatatatttaagttATAAATccagccaccccaaaattaaaatacccagccatctttaaaaaaaaaaaaatctaatcatgaatccctaatagaaaaagaaaaaatcgactTCTAATATTAATGATAATTTGTCaagtatatataaaaatgtacatttaatatataatgtctTCCAACGTgtcagaattttctatttttttaaaaattgcgtgtcggcgtgtcgtgtcataACGTGTTACGTCGGTTAGAAATGATTGTCCACACAATGTGCCCTATTAATGATTGTCTGGGCCCATATCCATTCGTAGGTGGACCCAGTGGAGAGGATATTGATTTATCTGAAATgttaaatctttttaatttttatgtaaaTGATGAATGGTCCTGATGCAAGGACTTCAGAGCCTGATACTCGATTCTGTCCATTATGATTTAAGACTCATCCCTTGGTTTATATCGGCACCAAGTCATCCATCGGGGGAGTTTCTTGACTAAGACTCAAATCGACATATGTCGACCGAGTTACTCAAAGCCTTTCTAAGTAGGGGTAAGTAATTTCAGGGTCGGTAACCTGGACTTAGAACTTACCCATTTGAATCGGTTATTCAATTTTTAGAGCTTGaaatatatcatgcatatcttgAAACTTAGAACATACCATGCATACCAAGGTTAACTAAGGTTTTATTTGTATTCTTAATCCAATGATTGTAGCAAATCATCATATCTAATGATCATTATTTACAGCGACAATTCACTAACcataattcatatttagacacaaaaaaaaaatatgacatttaTAAAGTAAAAGTCTAAGTCATGAATTTCATGGAAACGtttgactttaaaaaaaaaaaacaagaatagcGGCTACATGTTATACACTCATTATCGGATGTAATAGAATATCATAGGATTGCGCAAAAATGTAGAatagaaaaaatacaaaagttcGTTTCTTTTAAGATCCAACGAAAtcgatttctcaatttttaaaatttgaaaattatcatGCATACGTTAAATGGGAGCCGATCCATCCAGTCGCCCGAGAGGCTCCACAAAATTCACTGTCCAAGGCGAAGATTCGGTGCGGCCGAGTCCACGCTACGTCCACCGACGTCGTCCACTCCGCATAGCAGGATACAACTGTATATTCACGCTTGCCCTTCGTACGTATGCGGTGAGTGAGACTTCGCCCGAAaaacaatttttcaaatttaaataataataataataataacaaaggaAAATCATTGCCataaatttccttttcttcttccttctggtCTCTCTCTTCCATGTCTTCCCTCGCTTGTTGAACTTTCTTCTTTCAACCGCAGGTCTCCCTTTCTCGTCTTTGATTCGCATCGTGTTGTTTCGGATGCGTTCGTACTTTGCTCGATGCGCAGACATCGATTCGCGATTTTGAACTTCGGAAGGCATTCTCTGTTTTTTGCAGGGAGGGATttcgcttttcttctttctggaGGTGAGATTCAATGGCTGCACCACCGGCGAGAGCCCGAGCCGATTATGATTACCTGATTAAGCTCCTCCTGATTGGCGACAGCGGTTAGTTTCTCCCGTTCCTTgctctttggtttttttttttttggccttttgtgTTTGTGTGTTTGGTTTCCTGAGTCAATGAGGGAGGGAATCGGTGGGAGTTTGAGTTTGAAGCTGTGTGTACTGTTTTCCTGGTTTGGTTTGAAGATTTCAGGCGCGTGGTTTGTGCTTTGTTTCGTCGATTGGAGATGATGGCGAGGTTCTGGAATAGGAAGTGATCGAGCAATCTAAAGGGTTTTTTGTAGTTTGTCTGATGCATTTGGTATGAATTGGTGCGGCCTTACATGTGTGTGCTTGCTTCTGGGATTCATTCTTGGAGTCTTTGAACAACTCAAAAGCCATTGACCTTCTACCTGAAAAGTGAGAGGATTCGCTCGGAGATAAATGAAAGTTAGATGAGATCGAGACATGGTATTGATGTAATGATGGACCAGAGAGACTAGAGCTCATCATTAGTATATCTTTCTTCTAGACTATATCGAAGTTGAAGCTACAACGATTATGAATCTGAGACTCGTTAGTTTTACCAGTGAGGCAATTATGCACATGACAATGTTATCTCTCTACACTTGCGTCTGCTGGCCAAGTGTGTGCAAATCACGCAATCTTCCCCAACTTACCACTCTGTCTGGCATACATCACCATCTGTTGTTGCTGTTGCTTCTGACAAATCAGCCTCTGGACCTGGGAACTCGTATGTAGTCCATTTAGATTGAGATAAGGCATGTACACTTATTTGACATGTGGTTAAATGAACATTGTGCTGGAGGAGGGCATTTCGCTTTTCTGGTTTGTTTTATGAACTAACTCTTTCCAAACTAAAATTGAATGATTCGGCGTGGTGATGCTAACCTTTGGAACCAGTTTGAAATCTCTAGTCCCTGTCCCATGATGAGCGCACATGATCCAAGCTTAATAAGGAAATTTCCTGTTATTGTCCTTTGTTTTCCAAGAGTGACCCGTTCTGTCTGAAAGAACGAAATTAAGTAGTTTAATCCTTTCAGATTAGCTAAATGTGCTTCTCAAGTTAATTGTTGACTATTTAAATTCTCCAGTTTTTTAGAGTCTACGTATTTGGTTTTGATGGCCTAAATCTTCATTTGATGACTTCCAGCTAAAAAACCTCTACAGTTAATTACTTGAGTGTTGTGTTATGCTGGTCTCTTGTGGTATATGAGTTTCAGTACATCTATAGCAAAAGTAAGAGAGTTTTGCTGTGTGCCGATCTGACAGTGTTGTGTTCCAAAACGTTTCAGGTGTCGGGAAGAGTTGTCTGCTCTTGAGATTTTCTGATGGTTCCTTCACAACTAGTTTCATCACCACTATAGGGTTTGTATCATGAGGATGACTATATTGTTTTCTGTATATGCTATTCTAGCCATGCCTTTGCAATTCAGAGTTCAGAGGCGTAATGGGTGGGAAGATCATGATATTCTGAGTTCTTTGAGGATTGCATGACAGTTCAGATATCAATTATAATGCTTGACATAAATTATAGACATGCTTGAAATTTACATATTCATGCTCTTTGCGTGCAGCTCTTTAGTTTTTTCGTTTGGCTTTGATCAATCGATATCAGATCGGGGGATGTACAGGAAGAGAGGAAATTTGGATGCTCCTTATGAACTTAACTCTGCAATATTGGAAATTCTCTCATTTGTTgttcttttccctcttaacaGCATTGACTTTAAGATCAGGACCATCGAGCTTGATGGAAAGCGAATTAAATTGCAAATCTGGGATACTGCCGGGCAAGAGCGATTTCGAACCATCACAACAGGTTTGATTGAGCTGAAAATAGCCTCTGTTCTTTAATAATGACATTTTGTGTTGGGATTTTTGTGCGAGAGATGCATTGTAAGCCACGTTTGCCTTAAAGCTTTATTTATTGACTCTATAGTAATACCCGAAGCTATCTGCATTTCTACTGGATTAGATTGATTGTGATGTATTTGGCATTTTGAGGCTATGTAGAGCTCAAATGTTTGATCAGAAGAGTGAGTTGTTTCCAGCTTTGAGATATTCTTATATAAAAGAGCTGATTCTTTTGACACATGAACTAGACTTAAAAACTTGATAGACTGAGAGATGTGAAATCCTGTGGAAACCACACTGGTAGGCTGATGACATAAAGCTCAGCCAAAGGAGCACTGATTATGGAATAGTAAACGCCTTTGCTCTATAACACCTGAATGAGTTTCGAGTATATAGCCCATATAGCTTCTTCTTTTCTAAATCCTCATTGTCCTTCTTGGGGTTGCATCTTGCGCATGTTTAATAGTTCTGTTTTTGCCTATTCAAGTTCTAATAGCTACAGATATATTCATGTTTTTTCTGGTTTTGCAGCTTACTATCGTGGAGCTATGGGCATTTTGCTTGTGTATGATGTCACTGATGAGTCATCTTTCAACAGTAAGTTCTccatattttgagatttttggtagcCTGCTTTTGAGTAAGTTGCATATTGAAATGCTGAGGGCATCATGCTGATACTTAATTGGCGATTCTTTATACTCGATCATAGTGTATCTAATGATGGAGCTAGTTTGTGTATTGTCTGTTGATTGTTCTTAAAAAAATCTCTATGAgcattaacttgaattttcatgGAGTATTTTCCTTGTTATATTTCAGATATCAGAAACTGGATTCGCAACATTGAACAGCATGCTTCTGACAATGTAAACAAAATATTGGTGGGAAACAAAGCTGACATGGATGAAAGCAAAAGGGTAAATGACTTGCCTTTTTGGCTGTTATGATCTGCACTTTCTTTGCAAGCACCTTCATCCCCCCACACCCGCTGAAATCCTTTctatggctctctctctctctctcgctctgcaCACACTGTCATTGTGTTATGATGGGTATGAATGCTTGTTTTTGGAGAGAGGCGTGCACTGTGTACTGTTCTTGcagtttttttattcttttttttgggggggggttggGTTAGTTAAAAGAGAAATTCACTATGATGCACCAAGGGGGCGCCAACACATGTACAAAAAGAGCTTGTACCCAGAAGTGTCTACTGATGACTAGAACGTACTTTTCTTTGGCATAGGCTGTACCTACTTCCAGAGGTCAAGCTCTTGCTGATGAATATGGTATCAAGTTCTTTGAAACGGTAAGTTGCGAGTTAATGCTAGAAGTAAATTTGCAGTTGGAATGATGCTTTCTGCTCTGTTAATATTAGAAAGTCAATGATGCAGAGTGCAAAGACCAATATGAATGTCGAGGAGGTGTTTTTTTCAATTGCGAAGGATATTAAGCAAAGGCTTGCAGAAAGTGATACGAAGGCCGAGGTAAAATTAGTCTTCTTGTTTATCAGTTTCCTTTTCAATTCCTTAAGAATTGTAGACTTGCTCCATTA includes these proteins:
- the LOC115726705 gene encoding inorganic phosphate transporter 1-4-like, whose protein sequence is MAKDQLEVLNVLDQAKTQLYHFTAVVIAGMGFFTDAYDLFCISLVTKLLGRIYYYVPGSSKPGSLPPNAAAAVNGVALCGTLAGQLFFGWLGDKLGRKRVYGITLMLMVGCSVASGLSFGSSPRAVMATLCFFRFWLGFGIGGDYPLSATIMAEYSNKKTRGSFIAAVFAMQGFGILAGGTVAIVVSSIFGALYHAPPFAHDPVGSTVPQADYVWRIILMFGALPAALTYYWRMKMPETPRYTALVAKNAEKTCADMSKVLQVDIQVEKQDLESQDRVETASFGLFSKEFLRRHGLHLLGTTSTWFLLDIAYYSQNLFQKDIFSAVGWLPAAKSMSALGELYMIARAQTLIALCGTVPGYWFTVFLIDRIGRFTIQSIGFAFMSVFMFALAIPYHHWTLKENHIPFVVMYGLTFFFANFGPNSTTFVVPAEIFPARLRATCHGISAASGKAGAIVGAFGFLYAAQSQDKAKTDPGFPAGIGVRNSLIVLAVVNLLGLLLTLLVPESKGKSLEEMSQDYCEEAENRSKSEAAIG
- the LOC115726706 gene encoding ras-related protein RABE1c-like isoform X1, with amino-acid sequence MAAPPARARADYDYLIKLLLIGDSGVGKSCLLLRFSDGSFTTSFITTIGIDFKIRTIELDGKRIKLQIWDTAGQERFRTITTAYYRGAMGILLVYDVTDESSFNNIRNWIRNIEQHASDNVNKILVGNKADMDESKRAVPTSRGQALADEYGIKFFETSAKTNMNVEEVFFSIAKDIKQRLAESDTKAEPQTIRISQPDKTADAGQAPQRSSCCGS
- the LOC115726706 gene encoding ras-related protein RABE1c-like isoform X2 → MVQVSSSFLNPHCPSWGCILRMFNSSVFAYSSSNSYRYIHVFSGFAAYYRGAMGILLVYDVTDESSFNNIRNWIRNIEQHASDNVNKILVGNKADMDESKRAVPTSRGQALADEYGIKFFETSAKTNMNVEEVFFSIAKDIKQRLAESDTKAEPQTIRISQPDKTADAGQAPQRSSCCGS